The Terriglobus tenax genome contains a region encoding:
- a CDS encoding carboxypeptidase regulatory-like domain-containing protein: protein MSLFRAFQKVCAPLLLVSAAFAADQRGQVLYGGFPVPGAVITATHAGTTATAVTDEQGFYTLVNLADGAWSVKVSKPAFATVTQEVNVSAAAADAAKFELKLLPLAEIHAQPADQPIAPVVTASATPAVTKKGDGKEEAAAPAATQEAKNNDGLLINGSVNNGASSPFAQFAAFGNRRNHRALYNGSVGAIFGNAVFDAKPYSISGLNVDKPGYYRFTGLATLGGPLRIPHLITRVVNAPTFFVAYQWSRNRNATSYSALMPTQAQRNGDLSAVTTPIINPVTGAPYANNQVPISPQAAALLQYYPLPNLAGSSRYNYQTTLLNTSHADALQARVDKTIDRKNQVYGSFNFQSLRGSSNTVFHFVDRTKNVGLAGGANWSHRINGRWSFNVGYKFARQTQRTTAYFQNGVNVSGNAGITGNNQDPFNYGPPTLSFASGIAGLTDSIPAFNRNQTQTATGAVQWNRGRHNVTFGGEYRRQQYNYFTQQNPRGAFAFTGTATGNDLAGFLVGVPDTSQLATGNPDKYFRQNQITAYATDDFRMTPTFTVNAGIRWEYGAPITELKDRMVNLDILPDFSAVSQVLASSPTGRLTGQHYPDSLVRPFRKGFQPRVGIAWRPIPASSVVVRAGYGIYFDTSVYQTTALKMAQQAPLSTSLSVQRSSTCPITLANGFQNCAGITSNTFAVDPRFRGGYVQDWQLAVQRDLPFSLQLTATYNGLKGTHSAQQFLPNTYAYGGTDLCPSCPNGYTYLTSGGNSTRNAGQVQLRRRLHSGFTATVDYTYANAIDNASFLGGQNASSGTGTTSQNPFAVAAPTTTNDTTIVQNWRDLRAERGRSAFNQRHTLALTAQYTSGMGMHGGALMNGKSGTLLKEWTLLGQIVANSGQPQTPIYPVATPGTGVTGNLRAQLTGADVYAAPAGLHLNPAAYTTPVAGSFGNAGRNSITGPGQFRLNASLSRTFRVKGDMNLDIRADVTNAMNHVAFTRWNTTLTSTQFGLPAAANDMRSVQFTSRLRF from the coding sequence ATGAGTTTGTTTCGAGCCTTCCAGAAGGTGTGTGCACCGCTTCTGCTGGTGTCTGCCGCGTTTGCCGCTGACCAGCGCGGACAGGTACTGTATGGCGGCTTCCCTGTTCCAGGAGCCGTGATTACAGCGACGCATGCCGGAACGACAGCTACGGCCGTAACCGATGAACAGGGCTTCTACACGCTTGTGAACCTGGCCGACGGCGCGTGGTCAGTGAAGGTCAGCAAGCCTGCCTTTGCAACGGTGACGCAGGAAGTAAATGTCTCCGCCGCCGCGGCCGATGCGGCAAAGTTCGAACTGAAGCTGCTGCCGCTGGCAGAGATCCATGCACAGCCTGCCGACCAGCCGATTGCCCCTGTCGTGACCGCAAGCGCAACGCCTGCCGTCACCAAAAAAGGAGACGGCAAAGAGGAAGCAGCTGCGCCCGCCGCGACGCAGGAGGCGAAGAACAATGACGGCCTGCTGATCAACGGCAGTGTGAACAATGGAGCCTCTTCTCCGTTTGCGCAGTTTGCCGCCTTTGGCAACCGCCGCAATCACCGTGCGCTTTATAACGGCAGCGTGGGAGCAATCTTTGGCAACGCAGTGTTTGACGCGAAGCCATACTCCATCTCTGGCCTGAATGTGGACAAGCCTGGCTACTACCGCTTTACCGGGCTGGCAACGCTGGGCGGGCCGCTGCGGATTCCGCACCTGATTACGCGCGTGGTGAATGCTCCGACCTTTTTTGTGGCCTACCAGTGGTCGCGGAATCGCAATGCCACCTCTTACTCGGCGTTGATGCCGACACAGGCGCAACGCAACGGCGATCTGTCCGCGGTGACGACGCCGATCATCAACCCGGTAACGGGAGCTCCGTATGCCAACAACCAGGTGCCGATATCGCCGCAGGCGGCGGCTCTGCTGCAGTATTACCCGCTGCCGAACCTGGCTGGAAGCTCGCGCTATAACTACCAGACGACGCTGCTGAACACCTCGCATGCGGACGCTCTGCAGGCGAGAGTGGATAAGACGATTGACCGCAAAAACCAGGTGTATGGCAGCTTCAACTTCCAGTCGCTACGCGGGTCGTCGAACACGGTATTCCACTTCGTGGACCGGACCAAGAATGTTGGCCTTGCGGGAGGCGCGAACTGGTCGCACCGCATCAATGGCCGCTGGTCATTCAACGTGGGCTACAAGTTTGCGCGGCAGACCCAGCGCACGACCGCGTACTTCCAGAACGGCGTGAACGTGAGCGGCAATGCTGGCATTACCGGCAACAACCAGGACCCGTTCAACTATGGGCCGCCGACACTGTCGTTTGCCAGCGGCATTGCCGGACTGACGGACAGCATCCCTGCCTTCAACCGCAACCAGACGCAGACAGCAACCGGCGCCGTGCAGTGGAACCGTGGCCGGCACAATGTGACCTTTGGCGGAGAGTATCGCCGCCAGCAGTACAACTATTTTACGCAGCAGAATCCGCGCGGTGCGTTTGCCTTTACCGGAACGGCGACGGGCAATGACCTGGCAGGCTTCCTGGTGGGCGTGCCGGACACAAGCCAGCTGGCAACCGGTAACCCGGACAAGTACTTCCGGCAGAACCAGATCACGGCCTATGCAACGGACGACTTCCGCATGACACCGACCTTCACCGTCAACGCGGGCATTCGCTGGGAGTACGGAGCGCCGATCACCGAGTTGAAAGACCGCATGGTGAACCTGGATATTCTGCCGGACTTCAGTGCTGTGTCACAGGTACTGGCCTCGTCACCGACGGGCAGACTGACCGGACAACATTATCCTGATTCGCTGGTGCGGCCCTTCCGCAAGGGCTTCCAGCCGCGCGTGGGCATTGCATGGCGGCCGATTCCGGCGTCGTCGGTGGTGGTGCGTGCGGGTTACGGTATTTACTTCGACACCTCGGTCTACCAGACCACCGCGTTGAAGATGGCGCAGCAGGCTCCGCTGTCGACGTCACTTTCCGTCCAGAGGTCAAGCACCTGCCCCATCACGCTGGCCAACGGCTTCCAGAACTGCGCCGGCATTACGTCGAATACCTTTGCGGTGGACCCGCGGTTCCGCGGCGGATATGTGCAGGACTGGCAGCTTGCCGTGCAGCGTGACCTGCCGTTCTCGCTGCAATTGACGGCGACGTATAACGGGTTGAAGGGGACCCATTCCGCGCAGCAGTTTCTGCCGAACACCTATGCCTATGGAGGCACGGATCTTTGCCCGTCGTGCCCGAACGGCTATACGTACCTGACCTCTGGCGGCAACTCCACGCGCAACGCCGGACAGGTGCAGCTGCGCCGGCGCCTGCATAGCGGGTTTACGGCAACAGTGGATTACACCTACGCCAACGCGATCGACAATGCGTCGTTCCTTGGTGGACAGAATGCTTCCTCTGGTACGGGGACGACGTCGCAGAATCCGTTTGCGGTGGCTGCTCCAACGACGACCAACGATACGACGATTGTGCAGAACTGGCGCGACCTTCGCGCAGAGCGTGGGCGTTCGGCCTTCAACCAGCGGCATACGCTGGCTTTGACCGCGCAGTACACCAGCGGTATGGGAATGCATGGCGGAGCGCTGATGAACGGTAAGAGCGGCACCCTGCTGAAGGAGTGGACTCTGCTGGGGCAGATTGTTGCCAACAGCGGCCAGCCGCAGACACCGATCTATCCTGTGGCAACGCCCGGCACCGGTGTGACCGGCAACCTGCGCGCACAGCTTACGGGGGCAGATGTCTATGCCGCGCCCGCGGGACTGCATCTGAATCCCGCGGCGTATACGACTCCGGTTGCCGGAAGCTTTGGCAACGCGGGGCGGAACTCGATTACGGGCCCCGGGCAGTTCCGGTTGAATGCGTCGCTGTCGCGTACCTTCCGCGTGAAGGGCGATATGAACCTGGACATTCGGGCGGATGTGACCAATGCGATGAACCATGTTGCGTTTACGCGCTGGAACACGACGCTGACTTCCACACAGTTTGGTCTACCCGCGGCTGCCAATGACATGCGCTCCGTGCAATTCACTTCGAGGCTGAGGTTCTAA
- a CDS encoding VWA domain-containing protein: MRKLLPLLLIPSLLAQQTGSNKASADGQEQVFTMRVTSNLVVETVTVKDKKGNLIPGLTAKDFTITENGAEQNIRLFEFQKLSDPSAAVPLEPSKNETEKVKIYDRLSRSQIAGESAGATKYRDHRLMAMYFDMSSMPPVDQLRALQAAEKFVRTQMLPEDLVSILRYGGGAVDVLQDFTADRNRLLSILQTMIVGEGQGMAGDNSGDGTSDPGAAFGQDDAEFNIFNTDRQLAALQTTADMLGRVSEKKSLLYFGSGLSLNGLNNQAQLHAATNAAIRAGVSFWPIDARGLVATPPMGDATQSSPGGLAMYTGASATSVTNARVQSQDTLFALAEDTGGKALLDNNDLTRGIRNAQQAMSSYYLLGYYTTNAEKDGKFRRIKITLNNGQEGVLEYRQGYYAGKDFSKFNTADKERQLEDSLMQPDPVTDLTIAMEVNFFQLNRAEYFVPIAVKIPGRELALAKKRGAQHTMIDFIGEVKDSYGSTVQNLRDTVDIKLTDSTAQELATRPIQYDGGFTLLPGKYVIKFLARDNETGRIGTYQASFTVPNLNKQTERLAISSVVLSSQRVATSQALFNVEKQKQQAKNDAVNPLMIGGEKLIPSVTRVFHHARPATIFLQAYQQGTTPAEPLLAYATFFRTHDGKQEVAMQTPTVMASNASATQLHVTPIAMTIPLDQLEPGEYTCQVTVLGAADQKSFFWQAKVQVQ; this comes from the coding sequence ATGCGCAAACTGCTGCCATTGCTGCTGATTCCATCGCTACTTGCCCAGCAGACCGGCTCCAACAAGGCGTCGGCTGACGGGCAGGAGCAGGTATTCACCATGCGTGTGACCTCAAACCTGGTGGTTGAGACGGTCACGGTGAAGGACAAGAAGGGCAACCTGATTCCTGGCCTGACGGCGAAGGACTTCACCATCACGGAGAATGGCGCGGAGCAGAACATCCGCCTGTTCGAATTCCAGAAGCTCTCGGACCCTTCTGCGGCAGTGCCGCTGGAGCCATCGAAGAACGAGACGGAGAAGGTAAAGATTTACGATCGTCTGTCCCGTTCCCAGATCGCGGGTGAGTCGGCGGGAGCGACGAAGTATCGGGATCACCGGCTGATGGCGATGTACTTCGATATGAGCTCCATGCCGCCGGTGGACCAGTTGCGTGCGCTGCAGGCTGCGGAAAAGTTTGTCCGCACGCAGATGCTGCCGGAGGACCTGGTGTCGATTCTGCGGTATGGCGGCGGCGCGGTGGATGTGCTGCAGGACTTTACCGCGGACCGCAACCGGCTGCTGTCGATTCTGCAGACGATGATCGTCGGCGAAGGCCAGGGCATGGCAGGCGATAACTCCGGCGATGGGACTTCGGACCCGGGAGCGGCTTTCGGACAGGACGATGCCGAGTTCAACATCTTCAACACCGACCGGCAGCTTGCGGCGTTGCAGACGACGGCGGACATGCTGGGCCGCGTGAGCGAAAAGAAGTCTCTGCTCTACTTTGGGTCGGGACTGAGCCTGAACGGTCTGAACAACCAGGCCCAGTTGCATGCCGCAACGAATGCCGCGATTCGTGCGGGGGTTTCGTTCTGGCCGATTGATGCGCGTGGACTGGTGGCGACTCCGCCGATGGGCGATGCCACGCAGAGCTCGCCCGGCGGGCTGGCCATGTATACGGGCGCCTCAGCGACCTCTGTCACCAACGCGCGCGTGCAGTCGCAGGACACGCTGTTCGCTCTGGCGGAAGATACCGGCGGCAAGGCATTGCTGGATAACAACGATCTGACACGCGGCATCCGCAACGCGCAGCAGGCGATGTCGAGCTATTACCTGCTGGGCTACTACACCACCAATGCGGAGAAGGATGGAAAGTTCCGCCGCATCAAGATCACGCTGAACAACGGGCAGGAGGGGGTGCTGGAGTATCGCCAGGGCTATTACGCAGGCAAGGACTTCTCGAAGTTCAATACTGCGGATAAGGAGCGTCAGCTGGAAGACTCGCTGATGCAGCCGGACCCGGTAACCGACCTGACCATTGCGATGGAAGTGAACTTCTTCCAGTTGAATCGCGCGGAATATTTTGTACCGATCGCGGTGAAGATTCCGGGGCGTGAGCTGGCGCTGGCGAAGAAGCGTGGCGCACAGCACACGATGATCGACTTTATCGGTGAAGTGAAGGACAGCTACGGAAGCACCGTGCAGAACCTTCGCGATACGGTAGACATCAAGCTGACCGACTCGACGGCGCAGGAGCTGGCGACACGGCCGATCCAGTACGACGGCGGCTTCACCCTGCTGCCGGGCAAGTATGTCATCAAGTTCCTGGCGCGTGACAACGAAACAGGCCGAATCGGCACTTACCAGGCCAGCTTTACCGTACCGAACCTGAACAAGCAGACGGAGCGGCTGGCGATCAGCTCGGTCGTTCTGAGCAGCCAGAGGGTAGCGACTTCGCAGGCGCTGTTCAACGTGGAGAAGCAGAAGCAGCAGGCGAAGAACGATGCGGTAAACCCGCTTATGATCGGCGGGGAGAAGCTGATTCCTTCCGTGACGCGTGTCTTCCATCATGCGCGTCCGGCAACGATCTTCCTGCAGGCGTATCAGCAAGGCACCACCCCGGCTGAGCCTCTGTTGGCCTATGCCACCTTCTTCCGCACACACGATGGAAAGCAGGAGGTGGCGATGCAGACGCCGACGGTGATGGCATCCAACGCAAGCGCGACGCAGCTGCACGTTACACCGATTGCCATGACGATTCCGCTGGACCAGCTTGAACCGGGCGAGTACACCTGCCAGGTGACGGTGCTGGGGGCGGCGGACCAGAAGAGCTTCTTCTGGCAGGCGAAGGTGCAGGTGCAGTAG
- a CDS encoding Gfo/Idh/MocA family protein — MPLRVSVDSEVLFMPFEKPQSSRRQFLKTTVAAAAAAGFPTIVPRSVFGQNAPSNRINIGAIGVGRISRIHDLPGLWKYDNAHILAVCDLDENRVKLGRELIDGVYTKKSGKPYQGTVGYSNYHDLLANKDIDAVVISTPDHQHAILAVAAVRAKKDVYLQKPASLTIAEGRAMVEAVNKSGRILQIGSQQRSWKQFRRACELVRNGRIGEIKHVEIGLPGDPSGGDPTPMPVPAGFNYDAWLGSTPVVPYTLDRVMPTNSFDRPGWLRCEQFGAGMITGWGAHHVDTAHWGMNTELTGPVEVWGTAEFPKSGLWDVHGAFKTNAVYANGMTMTISGEFQNGIKFYGTKGWIFVCRDEGTTPTAGFGEKAKIEPLVASDPKILDSVIGPSEVHLYYSEDQHGNWLDCIRSRKQPIAPAEIGHRACSTCLVHHIAMKTGRRLRWDPVKEHFLNDEDANRYLSRPQRKPYVLA; from the coding sequence ATGCCGTTGCGCGTTTCCGTAGACAGCGAGGTTCTGTTCATGCCGTTTGAGAAGCCCCAGTCATCCCGCCGCCAGTTTTTGAAGACCACCGTGGCCGCCGCTGCGGCAGCCGGCTTCCCCACCATCGTGCCGCGCAGTGTCTTTGGCCAGAACGCGCCTTCCAACCGCATCAACATCGGTGCCATCGGCGTGGGCCGCATCTCCCGTATCCACGATTTGCCCGGCCTTTGGAAGTACGACAACGCGCACATTCTCGCCGTCTGTGATCTGGACGAGAACCGCGTAAAGCTGGGCAGGGAACTGATCGACGGCGTTTATACAAAAAAATCAGGCAAGCCCTACCAGGGCACCGTCGGCTACAGCAACTATCACGATCTGTTGGCCAACAAAGACATCGACGCCGTGGTGATCTCCACGCCCGACCACCAGCACGCCATCCTGGCCGTAGCTGCCGTGCGGGCGAAAAAAGACGTCTACCTGCAGAAGCCTGCCTCGCTCACCATCGCCGAGGGCCGCGCGATGGTCGAGGCGGTGAACAAGTCAGGCCGCATCCTGCAGATCGGCTCCCAGCAGCGCTCCTGGAAGCAGTTCCGCCGGGCCTGCGAACTGGTGCGCAACGGCCGCATTGGAGAGATCAAGCATGTTGAGATCGGCCTGCCGGGTGATCCCTCCGGCGGAGACCCAACGCCGATGCCTGTGCCTGCGGGCTTCAACTACGACGCATGGCTCGGCTCCACGCCTGTGGTCCCTTACACGCTCGATCGTGTCATGCCCACCAACAGCTTTGACCGTCCGGGCTGGCTGCGCTGTGAACAGTTCGGCGCCGGCATGATCACCGGCTGGGGCGCGCACCACGTTGATACCGCGCACTGGGGCATGAACACCGAACTTACCGGCCCGGTGGAGGTGTGGGGAACAGCCGAGTTTCCGAAGTCCGGACTATGGGACGTACACGGAGCCTTCAAGACTAATGCTGTTTACGCCAACGGCATGACCATGACCATCAGCGGCGAGTTCCAGAACGGCATCAAGTTCTACGGCACCAAGGGCTGGATCTTCGTCTGTCGCGACGAAGGCACGACGCCCACCGCCGGCTTTGGCGAGAAGGCAAAGATCGAGCCGCTGGTTGCCAGCGACCCGAAGATTCTCGACAGCGTCATCGGTCCCAGCGAGGTTCATCTCTACTACAGCGAGGACCAGCACGGAAACTGGCTCGACTGCATCCGTTCCCGCAAGCAACCCATTGCCCCGGCAGAGATCGGTCATCGCGCCTGCTCTACCTGCCTGGTCCACCACATCGCCATGAAGACAGGCCGCCGCCTGCGCTGGGACCCCGTGAAAGAGCACTTCCTCAACGACGAAGATGCCAACCGTTACCTCAGCCGTCCACAGCGTAAACCCTACGTGCTGGCTTAG
- a CDS encoding aminotransferase class V-fold PLP-dependent enzyme, with translation MPYSAGMAQHDRRSFLKMTALAGAFSTTSLFQQAHAEEWQAAGKAVHHMDPASVSQNEDFWSVIQRGYSVSPLIMNLNNGGVSPSPIVVQQAVERYNQMTNEGPSYFMWQILDQGREPLRAKLARLAGVSAEEVAINRNATEALNTIIYGLPFKAGDEVLGCKFDYPNMMNAYRQRAERDGIVYKQITFDFPVEDVDAIVKAYEQAMTPNTKLVHITHVVNWVGQIMPVRQIADMAHAHGAEVIVDGAHSFGLLDFKISDLHCDYFGTSLHKFLSAPIGSGMMWVKQDKIAKLWPLTCYGDGHSPNIRKFEALGTRSFPIEQGIGEAINFHEAIGSRRKQERIFYLKNYWATRVKDIKGVKLHTSLKPEFSCAISGVSVEGYTPTELMNTLFDRYKIHTVGIDYEGQRCIRVTPHVYTTLADVDKFVNAIDELAAKKKA, from the coding sequence ATGCCCTACAGTGCTGGTATGGCTCAGCATGATCGTCGCTCCTTTCTGAAGATGACGGCCCTCGCCGGCGCATTTTCGACCACCAGTCTGTTTCAGCAGGCCCATGCCGAGGAATGGCAGGCTGCCGGCAAGGCTGTCCACCATATGGACCCGGCCTCGGTCTCGCAGAATGAGGACTTCTGGAGCGTGATTCAGCGCGGATATTCCGTCAGCCCGTTGATTATGAACCTGAACAACGGCGGCGTTTCGCCTTCGCCGATTGTGGTGCAGCAGGCGGTGGAGCGCTACAACCAGATGACCAATGAGGGGCCGTCGTACTTCATGTGGCAGATTCTGGACCAGGGCCGCGAACCACTGCGCGCGAAGTTGGCACGGCTGGCCGGCGTCTCCGCCGAAGAGGTTGCCATCAACCGCAATGCGACCGAAGCCCTGAACACGATCATCTATGGCCTGCCGTTCAAGGCGGGCGATGAGGTGCTGGGCTGCAAGTTCGATTATCCGAATATGATGAACGCCTACCGCCAGCGTGCGGAGCGTGACGGCATTGTGTATAAGCAGATCACCTTCGACTTCCCGGTGGAAGATGTCGACGCCATTGTGAAGGCCTATGAGCAGGCGATGACGCCGAATACCAAGCTGGTCCACATTACCCATGTGGTGAACTGGGTAGGCCAGATTATGCCGGTGCGGCAGATTGCCGACATGGCACATGCTCATGGGGCTGAGGTGATTGTGGACGGGGCGCACTCCTTTGGCCTGCTGGACTTCAAGATCAGCGACCTGCACTGCGACTACTTTGGCACCAGCCTGCACAAGTTTCTGTCCGCACCGATTGGCAGCGGCATGATGTGGGTAAAGCAGGACAAGATTGCCAAGCTGTGGCCACTGACCTGTTACGGCGACGGCCACAGCCCGAACATCCGCAAGTTTGAGGCGCTGGGCACGCGCAGCTTCCCGATTGAGCAAGGCATTGGCGAGGCGATCAATTTCCATGAGGCCATCGGCTCACGCCGTAAGCAGGAGCGCATCTTCTACCTGAAGAACTACTGGGCAACGCGCGTGAAGGACATCAAGGGCGTGAAGCTGCACACGTCCCTGAAGCCGGAGTTCTCCTGCGCCATCAGCGGCGTGAGCGTGGAAGGCTATACGCCGACCGAGCTGATGAACACGCTGTTTGACAGGTACAAGATTCACACGGTCGGTATCGACTACGAAGGGCAGCGCTGCATTCGTGTGACACCGCATGTGTACACCACGCTGGCGGACGTGGATAAGTTCGTCAATGCCATTGATGAGCTGGCTGCAAAAAAGAAGGCTTGA
- the manD gene encoding D-mannonate dehydratase ManD: MKIESAKLIICSPDRNFVTLKIQTDEGIYGLGDATLNGRELAVASYLTEHVIPCLIGRDPFQIEDIWQYLYRGAYWRRGPVTMSAIAAVDVALWDIKGKALDTPVYNLLGGKSREGVLVYTHANGSDIAEAIDSVQKHAAEGYLAVRAQSGVPGVASSYGVPKSGKPYEPAERGLPGESLWSTEKYLNFAPRLFEAVRKACGEDLHLLHDVHHRLTPIEAARLGKALEPYHLFWMEDPTPAENQEAFRLIREHTVTPIATGEVFNSFWDAHDLIRNQWIDYLRMTIVHGGGITALKKAADFASVYQVRTGFHGATDLSPVTMAAALHFGLAIHNFGIQEHMPHTALTDEVFPHAYRFSEGYMYPGDGPGLGVEIDEALAAKHPYQRAYLPIARKLDGTLTDW; this comes from the coding sequence ATGAAGATCGAATCAGCAAAACTTATCATCTGCTCCCCTGACCGCAACTTCGTCACGCTGAAGATCCAGACCGACGAAGGCATCTACGGACTGGGGGACGCCACGCTCAATGGCCGCGAGCTTGCCGTCGCCTCCTATCTCACCGAGCACGTTATCCCGTGCCTGATTGGCCGCGACCCCTTCCAGATCGAAGATATCTGGCAGTACCTCTACCGTGGAGCCTACTGGCGCCGAGGCCCTGTCACCATGAGCGCCATCGCCGCCGTGGATGTTGCCCTCTGGGACATCAAGGGCAAGGCGTTGGACACGCCGGTCTATAACCTGCTCGGCGGCAAAAGCAGGGAAGGCGTGCTGGTCTACACCCACGCCAACGGATCAGATATCGCGGAAGCCATCGACAGCGTGCAAAAGCACGCGGCTGAGGGCTATCTTGCCGTGCGCGCGCAGAGCGGTGTCCCCGGCGTCGCCTCCAGTTACGGCGTACCCAAGTCCGGCAAGCCCTATGAGCCCGCCGAACGTGGCCTGCCCGGCGAGAGCCTGTGGTCCACCGAGAAGTACCTGAACTTCGCTCCCAGGCTGTTCGAGGCCGTCCGCAAAGCCTGCGGCGAAGACCTGCACCTTTTACACGATGTGCATCATCGTCTTACGCCGATTGAAGCGGCACGGCTCGGCAAAGCGCTTGAGCCATATCACCTTTTCTGGATGGAAGACCCCACACCCGCGGAGAACCAGGAAGCCTTCCGCCTTATCCGCGAGCACACCGTTACGCCCATCGCTACGGGCGAGGTCTTCAACTCCTTCTGGGACGCGCATGACCTCATCCGCAACCAGTGGATCGACTACCTGCGCATGACCATCGTTCACGGCGGCGGCATCACCGCGTTGAAGAAGGCCGCCGACTTTGCCTCGGTCTACCAGGTGCGTACCGGCTTCCATGGAGCGACGGATCTTTCTCCCGTCACCATGGCCGCGGCTCTGCACTTCGGTCTGGCCATCCACAACTTCGGCATCCAGGAACACATGCCGCACACGGCTCTTACGGACGAGGTCTTTCCGCACGCATATCGCTTCAGCGAAGGTTACATGTATCCCGGCGATGGCCCCGGTCTCGGTGTCGAGATCGACGAAGCCCTCGCCGCAAAGCACCCTTACCAGCGCGCCTATCTTCCCATCGCACGCAAACTCGATGGCACACTGACTGACTGGTAA
- a CDS encoding SDR family NAD(P)-dependent oxidoreductase — MNLSGMTAVVIGGTSGLGKALALGLARHGANVVATSRSQASVDAAAQELAATGAKHLPIASDVSDRASLEALREAVLAEFGSVEILVNSAGMTKRIPTLDVDEALWNQIMDVNLTGTLRACQVFGRVMLQQGFGRIINIASLASFTAFHEVAPYGASKAGVASLTRSLAVEWSRSGVTVNAIAPGIFPTALNRKIIDSPRGQELLMRTPMARFGEADELVSTAVYLAARETSFTTGQIIAVDGGFLASGVNQ, encoded by the coding sequence ATGAATCTCTCCGGCATGACAGCCGTCGTCATCGGCGGCACATCGGGTTTAGGAAAAGCGCTGGCCCTCGGGCTGGCACGCCATGGAGCCAACGTTGTCGCAACCTCGCGCTCGCAGGCATCGGTGGATGCCGCGGCACAGGAGCTTGCGGCCACCGGCGCGAAGCATCTGCCCATCGCCAGTGATGTCTCTGACCGCGCATCCCTGGAAGCCCTGCGTGAGGCCGTGCTCGCAGAGTTTGGCTCGGTTGAGATTCTCGTCAACTCAGCCGGCATGACCAAACGCATCCCTACGCTCGATGTGGATGAAGCCCTGTGGAACCAGATTATGGACGTGAACCTGACCGGTACACTGCGCGCCTGCCAGGTTTTTGGCCGCGTCATGCTGCAACAGGGGTTTGGACGCATCATCAACATCGCATCGCTGGCCAGTTTCACCGCCTTTCATGAGGTCGCTCCCTATGGCGCCAGCAAGGCCGGGGTAGCCTCGCTCACACGTTCGCTCGCGGTGGAGTGGTCGCGTTCCGGTGTTACGGTCAACGCCATCGCCCCCGGCATCTTTCCAACAGCGCTCAACCGCAAAATCATCGACAGTCCGCGCGGGCAGGAACTGCTGATGCGTACCCCCATGGCTCGCTTCGGCGAAGCGGACGAGCTTGTGTCCACGGCCGTCTATCTTGCGGCACGAGAAACCAGCTTTACCACCGGGCAGATCATCGCCGTCGATGGCGGCTTCCTGGCCAGCGGTGTCAACCAGTAA